Below is a window of Bacteroidota bacterium DNA.
GCGCGGCTTGAGGTCCTGGCTGAACATCCAATTAACCTTAATCAGGCCACACTTGCAGAGCTCCTGACCGTCCCGTTTCTGGACGAGCAGCAAGCACAAGCTATCTTGCGCTACAGGCAGCAGCATGGCATGTTTAAAAAGGCTGTTACGCTACGTACAGCTCGTTTACTCAGCCCAAGTGAATACCGCCTCCTCTCTCGCTCCTTTACTGTAGCGACCTCACCCAAAAAGCAATCAGCCTTTTCGCTGACCCTTATTCAAGCAGCCGGCAGAAAAATAGACCTGGATGCTGCATTTAGACGCACCGTTGAAGCAGGCGGCTATGCCGGCTCACCCAGTCAACTGTATACCAGGCTCGCAGTGTCGAACAAGCGTTTCAGCCTCCGCCTCGCACTTGAAAAAGATCCGGGAGAAACGTTTGCCTGGCAACCCAACCAGTTCTTGCTGGGCTTTGACCATGTTTCAGGTACGATCATATGGAAATCCAGCAGTGTAGTACGCGAGGTACTCCTGGGAGATTTTCATGTGCTGGTTGGCCAAGGCCTCATGTTATGGCGCAATACGGGACAGGGCAAAGGCACTGCCCCCCTCTCCGCCCCGATACGACCTGGGAATGGCATAAAAGCAGGGGCGTCTCGCGAAGAAAACAGGTTTCTGCGCGGCATAGCCATCACGCTCCAACCTACCCCGCGGTTTGTTGCTCGACTCTTTGCATCACGCAGGAAACTCGATGCAGCGTTAAGTGAAGATACAGGGCTAACGAAGGCATATGTTATGGCTCTTGGTACATCAGGGCTGCACCGAACGGCTGGAGAACTAGCCAGACAAGATCAGCTTGAAGCGACTATAACGGGTGCATCTTTCGCATTAAATTACGAGCAGGCAACCCTTGGCCTGAGCGGCTACGCAAGTCGATTTAGTCATAGCTTTATGGCCGGCAACCGTCCGGAAGACTACTACGACTTCACTGGGGATCAGCTTGCCGGCATAAGCCTGCATGGCAATATTAAAACCCAAACCCTACGCGTCTTCGGGGAGTTGGCTCGAAGCTTCCCCGGCACTTATGCCCTGATAGCCGGCGTGCGGTGGCGCCTACATCCCCGCACAAGCATCCTCGGCGTCGTACGTGTTTTCAGCCGGCAGTACCAAACGCTGTATGGCAAAGCCTTTGCCGACCAACGAGCCAAAGTGCAGAATGAAACTGGTTGGTATACGGCATTGGAAACCGAATTACATCCTTATTGGACAACCAGTTTTTATGCGGACTTCTACCAACATCCATGGGTCACGTTTAAGTCAGGCATGCCACGACAAGGCTTCTCTGCATTTTGCAAACTGGATTACACACCACGCAATTGGTTTACGGCTCAGCTACTCTACCGGTTTGAATCAGATCAAATGCGTGCCCAGGCACCAGGTCCTGCACTTCCAATCAGGCACGCAATGCAAGAAAAAGTACACATCTTGCGCTTTCAAACTGTTTATGCTTTTTCCCATCTGCTAAAGTTACGCATTCAATTTGACAGGCGGGTATTATATGTGGCGGGAGCGTACAAACAGGGAAGCATGCTCATCCAGGATGTGATTTGGCAACCCAATGCTTCATGGCGTATCCAACTGCGTTTGTCAGGGTTTACTTCGAATGGCGGTGCATCAACCCTGTACGCTTATGAAAACGATTTACGCTATAGATTTACAATTCGTGCGTTCACTGGCACGGGGTCTCGTAATTTTTTACTTTTAAGAAAACGGGTAGGAACCCATATTGCCTTTGAAGTTAAGTATGGTACTACCCTGAACAGACAGATTTCGAATACCGAAGCCGGCGTAGACCTTTTCCCCGGCAAGCGAATTCGTGAAGTGCAAGCCCAATTCATTTGGCACGTCTGAACTCCCGCCCCATACATAGTCGCCCTCTCAGACTTTTTTGGATCTAGCATGAACAGTCATCAGGCTGACAATATTCTGGTTGTTGAAGACAATCCAGATACGCAGATTTTGCTACGCTATTTGCTGCAATCGCGGTATGGCATCCATACGGTCACCCGTGTTGAAGATGCCCTGGCACATATTGAGAAACACGAGTATACGCTCCTCCTTGTCGATATAAACCTGGGTGAAGAGCGTACCGGAGTTGACCTCCTTAATATTGTGCGGGACCATGAGTTGTATGCTACCTTGCCCATGGTTGCCATCACTGCATATGCCATGCCGGGCGACGATCACAAGTTCCTTCGGATGGGGTTTGATGCCTACATCAGCAAGCCCTTTTCCAGAACAGAGCTTTATACTGCTATAAACCAGGTCCTGGACCACGAAAAGACTTCGTAAGCCAAACGCAGCCCTGCCGACGAGCAACTTGTGTGTAAACAAAAAAGCCCGAACAATACTTGTCCGGGCTTTTGTATTAAAAGTTGGTAGACTACCAGGCCATATCTGAAATATAAAACGATTGAGAGATCCTTCACATTCGCTCAGGATAAGGCAGTGTCTATGCTTGATTTCGATTATTCAGACAAAGCCTAGTTATCCCAGTTTTTGCTTGATCTGCACTCAAGTCTATTCATCGCACGTTTGCGGCGTTTTCTGCTTTGATCTTCAAAAAGGCCGGCTGCTTTCTCACACAATTCCGGGTTCACTTCCAGAACCGGTCCAACAACGTCGATAAGATCAAGCAAAGACTCAAAATCTTCATCAGACCACTCATGTTCTAGCTCGTATTGCAAGTGCTCAAGTTCGAGTAGGGCCTCTTCCAATTCCAATCCAGATAAGGTTAACTCGTGCTCTAACTCAGCAAGTGCATCTTCATCAAATTTGAGGCCCTCCAGACTATAAGCCACTTCTTCGAGTGCATCAGCCGTCAGGCTAAGCGATAACTCACCGATGGCAAGTCCTATTTGGCCGGCAGAAGCACCAATTTCTGCCATTGCCTCGCCAAATGCTGCTCCATCCCAATCGTTATCATTGTCCCAATCCTGGTCGTTATCGTTATCCCAGTCCTGGTCGTTATCGTTATCCCAGTCATTATCGTTGTCCCAATCCTGGTCATTATCGTTATCCCATCCATGGCCAGCATCTGCATCCCAGCGATCATCACCATAATCGAGCTCACTCAGTGCCATGGTTGCGTAGCGACGCACTTCACTATTTTCGTCCTTTAGCGCTTTAGTTAACGCATCAACTGCACTTACATCGCCTATTTCGCCTAATGCAATGGCTGCATACTTCCTGATTTCAGGGTCTTTGTCTTTCTGCAGCAATTCGGTAAACAACAACATGCTTTCTTCATCTGCACGGTCGGAGATAGCCATTACAGCGTGGCTCCGTACATCCGGGTCTTTGTCTTTAACAGCTTTTCGAAGTAACCGAAGTGACGCCTCATCATCATACTCACCCAATGCCATAACGGCAGCGCGACGGATATCGGGGTCTTTATCACTGAGCGCCTTGCCTATAGCAGGCAAGGCAGATTCATCTTCGCGATCTGCAAGCCCGTATAGTGCATATCGACGTACTTCAGGGTCCGCATCTTCAAGCATTTCGATGAGAATGGCCGTTGTACTATCGTCACCATTATCAACGATACCCATCAGTGCATAGCGACGAATCTCAGGGTCACGGTCATCTAAAACGGTAACAAGGGCCTCAACAGCGCGGCGATCATCAACATCAGCCAATGCAATTGCAGCATATTGACGCACTTCTCGGTCGCGGTCAGCAAGGGCCTTGATGTACACGTCAAGTGCTTCATCAGCATCCAGTTCGCTCAGTGCCATGATTGCAAAACGACGCACTTCCCTGTCAGAATCACGAAGCGCCAACGCTGCAATCATGTTTACAGCACCCAGGTCATTTATTTCGCTGAGCGTTTGCAAGGCATGCTGGCGTACTTCAGCATCTTCATCGCTAAGCGAATTACGCAATGCTTTTATTGCCATTTTTCGGGCGCGACGCTGCTCTTCACTGGTATCAGCTACAGCGCTTCTACGATCGCGCCTGAGCGCACGTGAATCCCTGAGGGCAAAGTCATTATCCCTTTCCCACTCAGGCTCGACGCCAAGGCTGTTTTCAGCTTTACCGTCTGCATGGTTTTTGTTCAGGAAAACAAACCCCGGCGCAGTACTCTGCGAAATCAATGTATTAGAATTGGATTCTGCAAGCTGCCAGGGGCTCAGCGCTGTAATAGGTAACATTACTGCTGTAGCAAGAATGCAGGTAAGGACCGTCCCAACGCGGTTCAACGTCCGTCTTTTCCGCGCAGGATCCAGGATATCAACTACCCGACCTTCAAGTTGCGACGGCTTTGCCATTGAAATGGTGTTCAGTGGAGATACCCACGACATTTTGAGCGAGCGCGCGATATCGAGCAAGTGGCTTGCATAAGCAGACGCTTTCATGCCCTGAGAGAGCACCAAATCGTCACATGCTTTTTCCTGTTCGATGCGCATTCGCTGCAGGCCCTGCCATGCCATCGGATTAAACCAGTGCAAGGCGCAACCCAGCTGCGCGCCAAACTGCGTGAGGGTATCCCAGCGTTTGATGTGTGCCATTTCATGCAGTAGCACATAGCGCCGGCGCTCTTCCGACCAGTCATCAGCATCGATGGGTAACAGAATCACCGGACGCCATGCTCCCCACGTCATGGGAGACGAAACACTTGCACTCATTTTAAGCGCAACAGGGCGATAAATTAGCAAACGATCTGCAAGCTCGTCTGTCAGGTCATCCC
It encodes the following:
- a CDS encoding helix-hairpin-helix domain-containing protein, encoding MRQFPAYIVSLICLHGLCSQTLLIQASARQVAGDTLSEVYPLSPAPWAEVLNDDTPFDEETLARLEVLAEHPINLNQATLAELLTVPFLDEQQAQAILRYRQQHGMFKKAVTLRTARLLSPSEYRLLSRSFTVATSPKKQSAFSLTLIQAAGRKIDLDAAFRRTVEAGGYAGSPSQLYTRLAVSNKRFSLRLALEKDPGETFAWQPNQFLLGFDHVSGTIIWKSSSVVREVLLGDFHVLVGQGLMLWRNTGQGKGTAPLSAPIRPGNGIKAGASREENRFLRGIAITLQPTPRFVARLFASRRKLDAALSEDTGLTKAYVMALGTSGLHRTAGELARQDQLEATITGASFALNYEQATLGLSGYASRFSHSFMAGNRPEDYYDFTGDQLAGISLHGNIKTQTLRVFGELARSFPGTYALIAGVRWRLHPRTSILGVVRVFSRQYQTLYGKAFADQRAKVQNETGWYTALETELHPYWTTSFYADFYQHPWVTFKSGMPRQGFSAFCKLDYTPRNWFTAQLLYRFESDQMRAQAPGPALPIRHAMQEKVHILRFQTVYAFSHLLKLRIQFDRRVLYVAGAYKQGSMLIQDVIWQPNASWRIQLRLSGFTSNGGASTLYAYENDLRYRFTIRAFTGTGSRNFLLLRKRVGTHIAFEVKYGTTLNRQISNTEAGVDLFPGKRIREVQAQFIWHV
- a CDS encoding response regulator; this translates as MNSHQADNILVVEDNPDTQILLRYLLQSRYGIHTVTRVEDALAHIEKHEYTLLLVDINLGEERTGVDLLNIVRDHELYATLPMVAITAYAMPGDDHKFLRMGFDAYISKPFSRTELYTAINQVLDHEKTS
- a CDS encoding M56 family metallopeptidase, yielding MNFIVDEPLYDILMVLADLFIKGLLILLGARILTGMLSRSAAAARHLIWATALIMILMLPLFSAVLPRVSVPLIPQPFEAQLAAENTQAFPEAGLRSTDAEAPVWLTTPPNTTERFPEQRETAAESDAAAVYATPARENTNWVLSPIINYVKDAHWSTLILGVWGLGIAAVLFWTFTGLAGAWWITIQSRAPEGDDWDDLTDELADRLLIYRPVALKMSASVSSPMTWGAWRPVILLPIDADDWSEERRRYVLLHEMAHIKRWDTLTQFGAQLGCALHWFNPMAWQGLQRMRIEQEKACDDLVLSQGMKASAYASHLLDIARSLKMSWVSPLNTISMAKPSQLEGRVVDILDPARKRRTLNRVGTVLTCILATAVMLPITALSPWQLAESNSNTLISQSTAPGFVFLNKNHADGKAENSLGVEPEWERDNDFALRDSRALRRDRRSAVADTSEEQRRARKMAIKALRNSLSDEDAEVRQHALQTLSEINDLGAVNMIAALALRDSDREVRRFAIMALSELDADEALDVYIKALADRDREVRQYAAIALADVDDRRAVEALVTVLDDRDPEIRRYALMGIVDNGDDSTTAILIEMLEDADPEVRRYALYGLADREDESALPAIGKALSDKDPDIRRAAVMALGEYDDEASLRLLRKAVKDKDPDVRSHAVMAISDRADEESMLLFTELLQKDKDPEIRKYAAIALGEIGDVSAVDALTKALKDENSEVRRYATMALSELDYGDDRWDADAGHGWDNDNDQDWDNDNDWDNDNDQDWDNDNDQDWDNDNDWDGAAFGEAMAEIGASAGQIGLAIGELSLSLTADALEEVAYSLEGLKFDEDALAELEHELTLSGLELEEALLELEHLQYELEHEWSDEDFESLLDLIDVVGPVLEVNPELCEKAAGLFEDQSRKRRKRAMNRLECRSSKNWDN